The proteins below come from a single Xenopus tropicalis strain Nigerian chromosome 9, UCB_Xtro_10.0, whole genome shotgun sequence genomic window:
- the hba2 gene encoding hemoglobin subunit alpha 2, with the protein MTFSSAEKAAIASLWGKVSGHADEIGAEALERLFLSFPQTKTYFSHFDLSHGSKDLRAHGGKVVKAIGNAASHLDDIPHALSALSDLHAFKLRVDPGNFKLLSHAIQVTLAIHFPAEFNADAQAAWDKFLSVVSSVLVSKYR; encoded by the exons ATGACTTTCTCTAGTGCTGAGAAGGCTGCTATTGCCTCCCTCTGGGGTAAAGTATCTGGCCATGCTGATGAGATTGGAGCAGAGGCTTTGGAAAG GTTGTTTTTGAGTTTCCCTCAGACCAAAACCTACTTTAGCCATTTTGATCTGAGCCATGGTTCAAAGGATCTCCGTGCTCATGGAGGAAAAGTTGTGAAAGCTATTGGAAATGCTGCCAGTCACTTGGATGACATTccccatgctctgtctgccctcaGTGACCTGCATGCCTTCAAACTGAGAGTTGATCCTGGAAACTTCAAA CTGCTGTCTCATGCCATCCAGGTGACTCTGGCTATCCACTTCCCTGCTGAATTCAACGCTGATGCACAAGCTGCCTGGGACAAGTTCCTCTCTGTTGTCTCCTCTGTCCTGGTTTCTAAATACAGATAA
- the hba-l5 gene encoding alpha globin larval-5 yields the protein MLLSEAEKAAVLSIWAKASGNVNALGAEALERLFLSYPQTKTYFSHFDLSSGSHDLQVHGGKVLGAIGEAAQHLDNLDAALSKLSDLHAYNLRVDPGNFRLLSHAIEVTLAVHFPDDFDATAQAAWDKFLAAISTVLTSKYR from the exons ATGCTTCTCTCTGAGGCTGAGAAGGCTGCAGTTTTGTCTATCTGGGCAAAAGCATCTGGCAATGTGAATGCCCTTGGAGCTGAAGCTTTGGAAAG GCTATTTCTGAGCTACCCTCAGACCAAGACTTACTTCAGCCATTTCGACTTGAGCTCTGGATCTCATGATCTCCAAGTTCATGGAGGAAAGGTCCTTGGTGCCATTGGAGAGGCTGCCCAACATCTGGACAACCTGGATGCTGCTCTGTCCAAGCTGAGTGACCTGCATGCTTACAACCTGAGAGTAGATCCTGGAAACTTCAGG TTGCTGTCTCACGCTATCGAAGTTACTCTGGCTGTGCACTTTCCGGATGACTTTGATGCAACAGCCCAGGCTGCTTGGGACAAGTTCCTCGCTGCCATCTCTACTGTTCTTACCTCCAAGTACAGATAA